The following proteins are encoded in a genomic region of Dokdonia donghaensis DSW-1:
- a CDS encoding valine--tRNA ligase produces the protein MSIASKYDSTQVEDKWYSYWKEHNFFHSTPDDREPYTIVIPPPNVTGVLHMGHMLNNTIQDVLIRRARLLGKNACWVPGTDHASIATEAKVVARLKEQGIKKSDLTREEFLAHAWEWKEEYGGVILDQLKKLGASCDWERTAFTMDPAMSESVIKTFVDLYNKGLIYRGYRMVNWDPEAKTTLSDEEVIHEERQGLLYYINYKLEGSEELLTIATTRPETIFGDTAICINPNDERFTHLKGKKAIVPISGRVIPIIEDEYVDLEFGTGCLKVTPAHDENDKMLGDKHKLEIIDIFNDDASLNSYGLHYEGQDRFVVRKAIKKELEELGALVKTENHINKVGTSERTKAVIEPRLSDQWFLKMEELVKPAIKAVLETGDVKLFPKKFENTYRHWMENIRDWNISRQLWWGQQIPAYFYGEGKEDFVVAESIEEAVTLSRKRTGNDSLTAGDLRQDEDAMDTWFSSWLWPMSVFDGVRNPDNEEFNYYYPTNDLVTGPDILFFWVARMIIAGYEYTDKRPFQNVYLTGLVRDKQRRKMSKSLGNSPDALELIKEYGADGVRVGLLLSSAAGNDLMFDEDLLKQGKGFIKKNLSAFSLIQGWEIDETIPQPAHSALGIEWYTNRFNQTLLEIEDHFSKYRISDALMASYKVVWNDFCGWLLEIIKPAYQQPIDRKTYDAVIAAFENNLRILHPFIPFASEEIWQTIATRTPEEALIINKWPEGGAVNEKIIADFDYASQVISGIRTIRKSKNIAFKDAIEVHVLSNEEVSSDYNSIISKLGNVSEIAFAKAPLDGALSFRVKSNEYFIPLAGAIDVEAEVAKIEEELKYTKGFLMSVSKKLSNERFVSNAPEKVVAIEKQKMADAEAKIEALEKRLASLS, from the coding sequence ATGAGCATAGCGTCAAAATATGATTCTACACAGGTAGAAGATAAGTGGTACAGCTACTGGAAGGAGCATAATTTTTTCCATTCTACACCAGATGATAGAGAACCATACACCATTGTAATCCCACCTCCTAACGTGACAGGTGTATTACATATGGGACATATGCTTAACAACACGATACAAGACGTATTAATACGTCGTGCAAGATTACTAGGTAAAAATGCGTGCTGGGTACCTGGTACAGACCACGCATCTATTGCTACAGAGGCAAAGGTAGTTGCCAGACTTAAAGAGCAAGGCATCAAAAAATCTGACCTTACTCGTGAAGAATTTCTTGCCCACGCCTGGGAATGGAAAGAAGAATATGGTGGCGTTATACTTGACCAACTTAAAAAACTAGGAGCCTCTTGCGACTGGGAGCGTACTGCCTTTACTATGGATCCAGCTATGTCTGAGTCTGTGATAAAAACATTTGTAGATCTTTATAATAAAGGATTGATATATCGCGGTTACCGAATGGTAAACTGGGATCCAGAAGCAAAAACAACCCTCTCTGACGAGGAGGTAATACACGAAGAGCGACAAGGCTTACTCTATTACATAAATTATAAACTAGAAGGATCTGAGGAGTTATTAACAATAGCAACTACAAGACCAGAGACTATTTTTGGTGATACAGCGATTTGTATTAACCCAAATGACGAGCGCTTCACACATCTTAAAGGTAAGAAAGCCATCGTACCTATAAGTGGTCGTGTGATTCCTATTATAGAAGATGAGTATGTAGATCTAGAGTTTGGTACAGGTTGCCTTAAAGTAACACCAGCACACGACGAGAATGATAAGATGCTGGGTGACAAACATAAGCTAGAAATAATAGACATCTTTAATGATGACGCTTCTCTTAACAGCTACGGGCTTCACTATGAAGGTCAAGATCGTTTTGTAGTGCGCAAGGCTATAAAAAAAGAACTTGAAGAACTAGGTGCTCTAGTAAAGACAGAAAACCACATTAATAAAGTAGGAACATCTGAGCGTACAAAGGCAGTAATAGAGCCTAGACTATCAGACCAGTGGTTCCTTAAAATGGAAGAGCTTGTAAAGCCTGCCATAAAGGCCGTACTAGAAACTGGAGACGTAAAGTTATTTCCAAAGAAGTTTGAAAATACCTACCGTCACTGGATGGAGAACATACGTGACTGGAACATCTCTCGCCAGCTATGGTGGGGACAGCAAATTCCTGCTTACTTCTATGGGGAAGGAAAGGAAGATTTTGTAGTTGCCGAATCTATTGAGGAGGCTGTTACGCTTTCGCGAAAGCGTACCGGAAACGATTCCCTCACTGCCGGAGATTTACGCCAAGACGAAGATGCTATGGACACTTGGTTCAGCTCTTGGTTATGGCCTATGAGCGTTTTTGACGGAGTGCGTAATCCAGACAACGAGGAGTTTAACTACTACTACCCTACTAATGATCTTGTGACGGGACCAGATATTTTATTCTTCTGGGTAGCGCGTATGATTATAGCGGGATATGAATATACAGACAAGAGACCTTTCCAAAATGTGTACCTCACCGGCTTAGTACGTGACAAGCAGCGTCGCAAGATGTCTAAGTCACTAGGTAACTCACCAGATGCACTAGAACTTATTAAAGAATATGGAGCAGATGGTGTGCGTGTAGGGCTATTATTGAGTAGTGCTGCCGGTAACGACCTTATGTTTGACGAAGATCTTCTTAAACAAGGAAAAGGATTTATCAAGAAAAACTTGAGCGCCTTTAGCCTCATACAAGGATGGGAGATAGACGAGACTATACCACAACCAGCACATAGCGCACTAGGTATTGAGTGGTATACCAACCGTTTTAATCAAACACTTCTAGAGATAGAAGACCACTTCTCAAAGTACCGTATCTCAGACGCGCTTATGGCGAGTTACAAAGTGGTATGGAACGACTTCTGCGGCTGGTTACTAGAGATTATAAAGCCAGCATACCAGCAACCTATAGATCGTAAGACCTATGATGCAGTAATTGCAGCATTTGAAAACAACTTACGCATACTACATCCGTTTATTCCATTTGCATCTGAAGAGATCTGGCAGACGATTGCTACGCGTACTCCAGAAGAGGCTTTGATTATCAATAAATGGCCAGAAGGCGGTGCGGTAAATGAAAAAATCATTGCAGATTTTGACTACGCCTCACAAGTGATTTCAGGTATACGAACTATTAGAAAAAGTAAAAACATCGCTTTTAAAGACGCTATAGAAGTGCACGTTCTAAGCAATGAAGAAGTTTCTAGTGATTACAATAGTATCATCTCAAAACTAGGTAATGTGAGTGAGATCGCTTTCGCGAAAGCGCCACTAGACGGAGCACTATCTTTTAGAGTAAAATCTAATGAGTACTTCATACCTCTTGCGGGAGCTATTGATGTAGAAGCCGAAGTAGCAAAAATTGAGGAAGAACTTAAATACACAAAAGGATTCTTAATGTCTGTTTCAAAAAAGCTATCTAATGAGCGCTTTGTAAGCAACGCACCAGAGAAGGTGGTCGCTATCGAAAAACAAAAGATGGCAGATGCCGAAGCAAAAATAGAAGCGCTAGAAAAGCGACTGGCTAGTTTGTCTTAA
- a CDS encoding acyl-CoA-binding protein, translating to MDKKVLHKEFEDAFRRVSNSSQEFPPDVLLQFYALYKQATQKNTFSHNEGEHELVSAFKINALLQVKGMTEDEAMEAYVEAAKKYL from the coding sequence ATGGATAAGAAGGTACTTCATAAAGAGTTTGAAGATGCCTTCCGTAGGGTGAGTAATTCTTCTCAAGAATTTCCGCCAGATGTATTGCTGCAGTTTTATGCGCTTTACAAACAAGCTACGCAAAAGAACACCTTTAGCCATAATGAAGGTGAACACGAGCTTGTGAGTGCTTTTAAAATCAACGCGCTACTTCAGGTAAAAGGTATGACGGAAGATGAGGCAATGGAGGCTTATGTAGAAGCGGCAAAGAAGTACCTCTAA
- a CDS encoding phosphatidylserine decarboxylase family protein — MFHKEGYKIIVIALVIFTGLILLANKFLEKNWLFYVVALVLGVLLYLTLQFFRNPDRTAPLDSNVITSPVDGKVVVIEEVYEAEYFKDKRLQVSVFMSPLNVHVTRYPSGGKIAYSKYHPGKYLVAWHPKSSTENERTTVVVSTEKFGDVLYRQIAGALAKRIINYAEEGQMVQQGEDSGFIRFGSRVDLYLPIGTKLDVELNQVVKGAQSVIASI; from the coding sequence ATGTTCCATAAAGAAGGATATAAGATTATTGTAATAGCATTAGTGATTTTTACAGGCCTTATCTTGCTTGCAAATAAGTTTCTTGAGAAGAACTGGTTATTTTATGTAGTAGCTTTAGTGCTAGGAGTATTGTTATATCTTACACTTCAGTTTTTTAGAAATCCAGATCGTACAGCGCCTTTAGATTCTAATGTAATCACATCACCAGTAGATGGTAAGGTGGTTGTAATAGAAGAGGTGTATGAAGCAGAATACTTTAAGGATAAACGTCTTCAAGTCTCTGTGTTTATGTCGCCGCTTAATGTGCACGTAACACGATACCCATCTGGAGGAAAGATTGCATATAGTAAATACCACCCAGGAAAATATCTTGTAGCCTGGCACCCTAAATCTAGTACAGAAAATGAGCGTACAACCGTAGTGGTAAGTACAGAAAAGTTTGGTGATGTTCTTTATCGTCAGATTGCTGGTGCGCTAGCAAAGCGTATTATTAACTATGCTGAAGAAGGGCAAATGGTACAACAAGGTGAAGATAGTGGGTTTATACGTTTTGGCTCTCGTGTAGATCTATATTTACCTATTGGGACAAAATTAGACGTAGAGCTTAATCAAGTAGTAAAAGGAGCGCAATCGGTAATAGCATCAATATAA
- a CDS encoding phosphatidate cytidylyltransferase: MREVLIRALSGLLYVTLLLLAIFSLETTYLLVFLGLGVVVLYEFLKLVGIKSFLPYIFLFTCVAVFCYFKLDRLATLIFLALTITVNLYLIKNLIRPSERYITVSQKYAYTIFYIVGGVVFTVLLPSYRGEYTSLLVASVFALIWINDTFAFIVGKSMGKHKLLERISPKKTIEGFIGGLVFCCLASILFYYFTDLLSLKLWITIALVTSVFGTLGDLIQSQLKRQAGVKDSGRIMPGHGGLYDRLDSIIFAAPFLYLFLIVLDYVP; the protein is encoded by the coding sequence ATGCGTGAAGTATTAATCCGTGCACTTTCAGGGCTGCTTTACGTTACCCTGTTACTCTTAGCTATATTCTCATTAGAGACTACCTATCTTCTTGTCTTTTTAGGGCTTGGTGTTGTAGTATTATATGAGTTTTTAAAACTTGTAGGTATCAAGTCTTTCTTACCTTATATTTTCCTGTTTACGTGCGTGGCGGTATTTTGTTATTTTAAACTAGATAGACTTGCAACACTTATTTTCTTGGCGCTCACGATAACAGTTAATTTATATCTCATTAAAAATTTAATACGTCCATCAGAACGTTATATTACAGTATCACAAAAATACGCCTACACTATTTTTTATATTGTTGGAGGTGTTGTGTTTACAGTCTTATTGCCCTCATACAGAGGAGAATATACGTCGCTTCTAGTTGCTAGTGTTTTTGCATTGATCTGGATAAACGATACCTTTGCATTTATAGTGGGCAAGAGTATGGGTAAGCACAAATTGTTAGAGCGTATTTCACCTAAAAAGACAATAGAAGGATTTATAGGTGGACTTGTTTTTTGCTGTCTTGCCAGTATCTTGTTTTATTATTTTACAGACTTACTTAGTCTTAAGTTGTGGATTACTATCGCCTTAGTGACTTCGGTTTTTGGAACCTTAGGAGATTTGATACAATCACAGCTTAAGCGTCAGGCTGGAGTGAAGGATAGTGGTCGTATTATGCCTGGCCACGGAGGATTATATGATAGGTTAGATAGTATCATATTTGCAGCACCATTTTTATACTTATTTTTAATTGTACTTGACTATGTTCCATAA
- a CDS encoding LUD domain-containing protein — protein sequence MSLFRKIFGSTSNVDNPRQNKEVEARSKYMPDIDTPADERFTKNFILNGGRFLYALNREEINDNFDNILLENDWYESSVFCTDDNLKKAFTGYNLDFGTNRDASFFLTTCESLVANDGSLLVCSKQLKELKLHDFPKDVIVFGTTSQIVNTIGEGLRLIKNRNAGSIPTNITTIKNFQSKENDKNFMTYGSSTKNVYLLLLEDL from the coding sequence ATGAGTCTATTTAGAAAAATCTTCGGAAGCACATCAAACGTTGACAACCCCCGTCAGAATAAAGAAGTTGAAGCTCGCAGTAAGTATATGCCAGACATAGACACACCTGCAGATGAGCGATTCACAAAAAACTTTATTCTTAACGGAGGGAGATTTCTATATGCGCTTAACAGAGAGGAGATTAATGATAATTTTGACAATATTCTTTTAGAAAACGATTGGTACGAGAGCAGTGTGTTTTGCACAGATGATAATTTAAAAAAAGCTTTTACTGGGTATAATCTAGATTTTGGGACAAATCGAGATGCTTCATTCTTCTTGACTACTTGCGAGAGTCTCGTTGCAAACGATGGTTCACTACTCGTTTGCTCAAAGCAACTCAAAGAGCTTAAATTGCACGATTTTCCAAAAGATGTAATCGTTTTCGGAACCACAAGCCAGATTGTAAATACTATAGGTGAGGGTTTAAGACTTATAAAAAATAGAAATGCAGGTAGTATTCCTACTAATATTACGACTATCAAAAACTTTCAGAGTAAAGAAAATGATAAGAATTTTATGACCTATGGTAGTAGTACAAAAAATGTATATCTACTCTTGCTAGAAGATCTTTAG
- the ftsH gene encoding ATP-dependent zinc metalloprotease FtsH encodes MAKEEKKNSGTPPNKPKFSSYWIYGLIVVIFIAISMLTGSTGIGEAKKTSLYQFEQYLQDGDVQRVEIVNKNSVKVYLTKEAESKEVHNKGRGTGFFKPAAGAPDYRFEIGDLQNFENDINEIIDANSLDTRVSYETEGDMWGLLASFLPFILIIGLWIFIMRRMSSGGGGGPGGQIFNIGKSKAKLFDEKTDIKTTFKDVAGLEGAKEEIQEIVDFLKNPEKYTSLGGKIPKGALLVGQPGTGKTLLAKAVAGEAKVPFFSLSGSDFVEMFVGVGASRVRDLFKQAKEKSPAIIFIDEIDAIGRARGKNNFSGGNDERENTLNQLLTEMDGFGTNTNVIVLAATNRADVLDKALMRAGRFDRQIYVDLPDVRERKEIFEVHLRPLKKVDEELDVDFLAKQTPGFSGADIANMCNEAALIAARKSKKAVGKQDFLDAVDRIVGGLEKKNKIITPDEKRAIAFHEAGHATVSWMLEHAAPLVKVTIVPRGQSLGAAWYLPEERLIVRPEQMLDEMCAALGGRAAEKVIFNKISTGALSDLEKVTKQARMMVTVYGLNNKVGNLTYYDSTGQSDNGFTKPYSEQTAEVIDKEISNIIEEQYQRAIDLLTKEKDKLTQLAELLLEKEVIFKDNLQDIFGERPFGKIEDEAKPVV; translated from the coding sequence ATGGCTAAAGAAGAAAAGAAAAACAGCGGCACGCCGCCAAATAAACCTAAGTTTAGTTCTTACTGGATTTATGGACTTATCGTAGTAATTTTTATTGCTATAAGTATGCTTACAGGTAGCACTGGTATAGGTGAGGCAAAAAAGACATCTTTATATCAATTTGAACAGTATCTACAAGACGGCGATGTGCAACGCGTAGAGATTGTAAATAAAAATTCTGTAAAGGTTTATTTAACAAAGGAAGCAGAGTCTAAAGAGGTTCATAACAAAGGACGTGGTACTGGATTCTTTAAGCCAGCAGCTGGAGCGCCAGACTATCGCTTTGAGATAGGTGATCTTCAAAACTTTGAAAATGACATAAATGAGATTATAGATGCAAACAGTCTTGACACACGCGTGTCATATGAGACTGAGGGAGATATGTGGGGTTTACTTGCTAGCTTCTTACCATTTATCTTAATCATCGGGTTATGGATTTTCATTATGCGTCGTATGTCTTCTGGAGGAGGAGGAGGCCCAGGAGGTCAAATCTTTAACATAGGGAAGTCTAAGGCAAAACTCTTTGATGAGAAAACAGATATCAAAACTACATTTAAGGATGTAGCAGGTCTTGAAGGTGCAAAAGAAGAAATACAAGAGATTGTAGATTTCTTAAAAAATCCAGAAAAGTATACGAGCTTAGGTGGTAAAATTCCTAAAGGAGCATTGCTTGTAGGGCAGCCAGGTACTGGTAAGACCTTGCTCGCAAAAGCAGTAGCAGGAGAGGCAAAAGTGCCATTTTTCTCACTATCAGGTTCTGACTTTGTAGAGATGTTTGTGGGTGTAGGAGCATCACGTGTACGTGATCTCTTTAAACAAGCCAAAGAAAAATCACCAGCTATTATTTTTATAGATGAGATAGATGCAATAGGTCGTGCTCGTGGTAAGAATAATTTTTCTGGAGGTAATGACGAGCGTGAGAACACACTTAACCAACTTCTTACAGAAATGGATGGTTTTGGTACAAACACAAATGTGATTGTACTCGCTGCAACAAACAGGGCAGATGTACTAGATAAAGCGCTTATGCGTGCTGGTCGTTTTGATAGACAGATTTATGTTGATCTTCCAGATGTGCGTGAGCGCAAAGAAATTTTTGAGGTTCACCTTCGTCCACTCAAAAAAGTAGATGAAGAGCTTGATGTAGATTTTCTTGCAAAACAAACACCAGGTTTCTCTGGTGCAGATATTGCAAATATGTGTAACGAAGCAGCACTTATCGCTGCTCGTAAAAGCAAGAAGGCAGTAGGTAAACAAGATTTCTTAGATGCGGTAGATCGTATTGTAGGTGGTCTTGAGAAGAAAAATAAAATAATCACTCCAGATGAGAAACGTGCTATTGCATTTCACGAGGCTGGACACGCTACAGTGAGCTGGATGCTTGAGCACGCAGCACCACTTGTAAAAGTTACAATAGTTCCAAGAGGGCAATCGCTTGGTGCAGCTTGGTACCTTCCAGAAGAGCGCTTAATCGTACGTCCAGAGCAAATGCTAGATGAGATGTGTGCAGCTTTAGGAGGTCGTGCAGCAGAAAAGGTGATCTTTAATAAAATATCAACAGGAGCTCTTAGTGATCTTGAAAAAGTTACAAAACAAGCTAGAATGATGGTAACAGTTTACGGTCTTAATAATAAAGTAGGTAACCTTACTTATTACGACTCAACTGGGCAATCTGATAATGGATTTACAAAACCTTATAGTGAGCAAACAGCAGAGGTGATTGATAAAGAGATTTCAAACATTATTGAGGAGCAGTATCAACGCGCTATAGATTTACTTACAAAAGAAAAGGATAAGCTTACTCAACTTGCAGAGTTATTACTTGAAAAGGAAGTAATCTTTAAAGATAATCTTCAAGATATTTTTGGAGAGCGCCCTTTCGGGAAAATTGAAGACGAAGCAAAACCTGTAGTTTAA
- the rsfS gene encoding ribosome silencing factor, translating to MANKEKNTDQLIAKIVEGIEDVKGQNIDILDLREIENTVCDYFIICDGTSNTQVGAIVSSIQKTASKALQEKAWHIEGTENQEWVLMDYVNVVVHVFQKHIREFYDIESLWGDAKITSIPSNY from the coding sequence ATGGCAAATAAGGAAAAGAACACAGATCAATTGATAGCGAAAATTGTTGAGGGAATTGAAGATGTGAAAGGTCAAAATATTGATATACTAGATCTTAGAGAGATAGAAAATACGGTTTGTGATTATTTTATCATTTGTGACGGTACTTCAAACACGCAAGTAGGGGCGATAGTAAGCTCTATACAAAAAACGGCAAGTAAAGCCCTGCAAGAAAAAGCGTGGCACATAGAGGGTACAGAAAACCAAGAGTGGGTACTTATGGATTACGTAAACGTAGTTGTGCACGTATTTCAAAAACACATTCGTGAGTTTTATGATATAGAAAGCCTCTGGGGAGATGCAAAGATTACTTCAATCCCATCCAATTACTAA
- a CDS encoding biotin--[acetyl-CoA-carboxylase] ligase — translation MRIDKLHTIDSTNSYLKRISKEEDAQEDIVVWALEQTAGRGQMGTTWSAESGKNLTFSVFRKVKHITISEQFYALMAASLAVKDVLSKLLIKNVRVKWPNDILTDNDKICGILIESVIKRGKLDAMILGVGLNVNQTEWKDTPRATSIKSRTGIHFELEEILSMLLKQFHHYVDLLLKGQFETIKNDYEQHLFKKDKPATFIASDGTQFVGIIKGVSETGKLILLQEDEVVNEYDLKEIQLLY, via the coding sequence ATGCGCATAGACAAACTCCATACCATCGACTCAACAAATAGTTACCTCAAACGTATTTCTAAAGAAGAAGATGCGCAAGAAGACATCGTGGTATGGGCGCTTGAGCAAACTGCCGGAAGAGGCCAAATGGGCACTACCTGGAGCGCAGAAAGCGGTAAAAACCTAACCTTCAGCGTTTTTAGAAAAGTAAAACACATTACAATAAGTGAGCAATTTTATGCACTTATGGCAGCTTCACTCGCTGTAAAAGATGTGCTTTCAAAACTTTTGATTAAAAATGTACGTGTCAAGTGGCCTAACGACATATTGACAGATAACGACAAAATATGCGGCATTCTTATAGAGAGTGTCATAAAAAGAGGAAAACTAGACGCAATGATTCTTGGTGTGGGCCTTAATGTAAATCAAACCGAATGGAAAGACACACCCAGAGCCACTTCTATAAAATCTAGAACCGGCATTCACTTTGAGCTAGAAGAAATCTTATCAATGCTTCTCAAGCAGTTTCACCACTATGTAGATTTACTTTTAAAGGGGCAATTTGAAACTATAAAAAATGACTACGAGCAGCATCTCTTTAAAAAAGACAAACCTGCTACATTTATTGCTTCAGATGGCACACAATTTGTCGGTATTATTAAAGGAGTTTCCGAGACTGGTAAGTTAATTTTACTCCAAGAAGATGAAGTTGTAAATGAGTATGATTTAAAAGAAATACAGTTACTGTATTAG
- the lipA gene encoding lipoyl synthase produces MQEELTITKPERVAKPKWLRVKLPTGKKYTDLRSLVDKYSLNTICTSGSCPNMGECWSEGTATFMILGNVCTRSCGFCGVKTGRPEQVDWEEPEKVARSIKLMDIKHAVITSVDRDDIKDMGTIIWAETVQAIRRMNPNTTLETLIPDFQGREDLLDRIVQVAPEVVSHNMETVKRLTREVRIQAKYERSLGVLKYLKESGIKRTKSGIMLGLGETEEEVIQTLKDLREVNLDIVTIGQYLQPSKKHLPVKQFITPDQFQKYEKIGLEMGFRHVESGALVRSSYKAQKHLT; encoded by the coding sequence ATGCAAGAAGAACTAACAATTACAAAACCTGAGAGAGTTGCAAAGCCAAAGTGGCTGCGAGTAAAACTCCCTACTGGTAAAAAATATACAGATCTACGTAGCCTTGTAGATAAATACAGTCTCAACACCATTTGTACGTCTGGAAGCTGCCCAAATATGGGTGAATGCTGGAGTGAGGGTACTGCTACCTTTATGATTTTAGGTAACGTATGTACACGCTCTTGTGGTTTTTGTGGTGTAAAAACTGGACGTCCAGAACAAGTAGATTGGGAAGAACCAGAAAAGGTAGCTCGATCTATAAAGCTTATGGATATTAAACACGCGGTAATTACATCTGTAGACCGTGATGATATAAAAGATATGGGCACCATAATCTGGGCAGAAACGGTACAGGCTATACGACGTATGAATCCTAACACGACGCTAGAAACCTTAATTCCAGATTTTCAAGGAAGAGAAGATTTACTTGACAGAATTGTACAAGTAGCGCCAGAGGTAGTATCACACAATATGGAGACAGTAAAACGTCTTACACGTGAGGTACGTATACAAGCTAAATATGAGCGTAGCCTAGGCGTATTAAAATATCTCAAAGAAAGCGGTATAAAAAGAACTAAGTCTGGTATTATGCTAGGCCTAGGAGAAACCGAAGAAGAGGTTATACAAACCCTAAAAGACTTGCGCGAGGTAAACCTTGACATTGTAACTATAGGTCAATACCTTCAACCTTCAAAAAAACACCTCCCTGTAAAGCAATTTATTACTCCAGACCAGTTTCAGAAATATGAAAAAATAGGTCTAGAGATGGGATTCCGTCACGTAGAGAGTGGTGCGCTTGTACGCTCTTCATACAAGGCTCAGAAACACCTTACCTAG
- the gap gene encoding type I glyceraldehyde-3-phosphate dehydrogenase — protein sequence MSRLKIAINGFGRIGRTVFRLIEQHPDMEVVAINDIADAKTLSHLLKYDSIHGVLHKQIRAGESSIVINDKDIPLYCKKEISEIPWGDTAPDFVIESTGKFKTKDELQKHIAAGAARVILSVPPVDEDIPMIVMGVNHTEITSTDTIISNASCTTNNAAPMVQIIDDLCGVEQAYITTIHSYTTDQSLHDQPHRDLRRARAAGQSIVPTTTGAAKALTSIFPHLSDVIGGCGIRVPVPNGSLTDITFNVKRDTTIKEINEAMKTAANGRLNGILSYTEDPIVSIDIVGNTSSCTFDAQMTSVIGKMVKIIGWYDNEMGYSSRLVDLILYISTK from the coding sequence ATGTCAAGACTTAAAATTGCTATAAACGGTTTTGGACGTATAGGAAGAACTGTTTTTAGGCTCATAGAGCAGCATCCCGATATGGAGGTTGTTGCCATAAATGATATTGCAGATGCAAAGACGCTTTCTCACCTCCTTAAATATGATAGCATACACGGTGTTTTGCACAAGCAAATAAGAGCCGGAGAATCTTCTATAGTAATTAACGATAAGGACATCCCTCTTTATTGTAAAAAAGAAATTTCAGAAATTCCTTGGGGAGATACCGCTCCAGATTTTGTAATCGAAAGCACAGGTAAGTTTAAAACTAAAGACGAGCTTCAAAAACACATCGCTGCTGGTGCAGCTCGTGTTATTTTAAGTGTTCCTCCGGTAGACGAAGACATCCCTATGATTGTTATGGGGGTTAATCACACAGAAATTACTAGTACTGATACTATTATCTCTAACGCTTCTTGTACTACAAATAATGCAGCACCTATGGTGCAAATTATAGATGATTTATGCGGTGTAGAGCAGGCTTACATCACAACAATACACTCTTACACAACAGATCAAAGTTTACACGATCAACCCCATAGAGATTTGAGGAGAGCTCGCGCAGCAGGACAAAGTATTGTACCTACTACTACGGGAGCCGCAAAAGCACTTACGAGTATCTTCCCACATCTATCTGACGTAATAGGTGGTTGTGGTATACGTGTACCTGTACCTAATGGATCACTTACAGATATCACCTTTAATGTAAAAAGAGATACCACTATTAAAGAAATTAATGAGGCTATGAAGACAGCGGCAAATGGTAGACTTAATGGTATCTTATCATACACAGAAGACCCTATAGTATCTATAGATATAGTGGGCAACACAAGCTCTTGCACTTTTGACGCTCAAATGACATCTGTAATAGGAAAAATGGTAAAAATTATAGGTTGGTACGATAATGAAATGGGATATTCTAGCAGATTAGTTGACTTAATTCTATACATTTCTACAAAATAA